The following coding sequences are from one Stigmatopora nigra isolate UIUO_SnigA chromosome 12, RoL_Snig_1.1, whole genome shotgun sequence window:
- the LOC144205193 gene encoding putative vesicular acetylcholine transporter-B gives MEAEASAGLAVDHGPDLDPGPGPAQEAAGKLSRLGEVRERLTGAVREPVAEKRIVLAIVCVVLLLDNMLYMVIVPIVPDYLEGLRKAGAAAAGSGVGNGSSTEGNLELQIGVLFASKAIVQLLVNPLSGTFIDRVGYDVPLVIGLAVMFASTLTFALAESYGSLLAARGIQGVGSAFADTSGLALIADRFAGEAERSKALGVALAFISFGSLAAPPFGGVLYQFAGRRVPFLVLAAVCLADGVACLLVLEPFSRRERANMPVGTPIHRLMLDPYVAVVAGALAICNIPLAFLEPTIAEWMERSMGASRWQIGMTWFPAFFPHVLGVYLTVKLAAKYPHLQWFYGAVGMVCIGASSCTVPACRTFGQLMVPLCGICLGIALVDTALLPTLAFLVDVRHVSVYGSVYAIADISYCVAYAAGPVLAGKIVHDLGFAQLNLAMGLANVLYAPALLLLRDVASLRPSHSEKDLLLDDRPAGLYQAVKMERKDRKRRELCTTLDSHHDGGVRTFAPPASFDEEEESSGGEYA, from the coding sequence TGGCAGTAGACCACGGTCCGGATCTGGATCCAGGTCCTGGTCCAGCCCAGGAGGCCGCTGGCAAACTGTCCCGGCTCGGGGAGGTAAGAGAGCGTCTGACGGGCGCGGTGCGGGAGCCGGTGGCGGAAAAGCGCATCGTCCTGGCCATCGTGTGTGTGGTGCTGCTTCTGGATAACATGCTGTACATGGTGATCGTGCCCATCGTCCCGGACTACCTGGAGGGTCTGCGGAAGGcaggggcggcggcggcggggagcGGCGTGGGCAACGGCAGCTCTACCGAGGGCAACCTGGAGTTGCAGATCGGCGTGCTGTTCGCCTCCAAGGCCATCGTGCAGCTGCTGGTCAACCCCCTGAGCGGCACCTTCATCGACCGGGTGGGCTACGACGTGCCGCTGGTTATCGGGCTGGCGGTCATGTTCGCCTCCACGCTGACCTTCGCCCTGGCCGAGAGCTACGGCTCGCTCCTGGCGGCGCGCGGCATCCAGGGCGTGGGTTCGGCCTTCGCCGACACCTCGGGCTTGGCGCTGATCGCCGACCGCTTTGCCGGCGAGGCCGAGCGCAGCAAGGCGCTGGGCGTGGCGCTGGCCTTCATCTCCTTCGGCAGCCTGGCGGCACCCCCCTTCGGCGGCGTGCTGTACCAGTTTGCCGGCCGGCGGGTGCCCTTCCTGGTGCTGGCGGCTGTGTGCCTGGCCGACGGGGTGGCCTGCCTACTGGTTCTGGAGCCCTTCTCGCGGCGTGAGCGGGCTAACATGCCGGTAGGCACGCCCATCCACCGCTTGATGCTGGACCCCTACGTGGCGGTGGTGGCGGGCGCGCTGGCCATCTGCAACATCCCGCTGGCCTTCCTGGAGCCCACCATAGCCGAGTGGATGGAGCGCAGCATGGGGGCCAGCCGCTGGCAGATCGGCATGACCTGGTTCCCGGCCTTCTTCCCGCACGTCCTGGGCGTCTACCTGACGGTCAAGCTGGCCGCCAAGTACCCGCACCTGCAGTGGTTCTACGGCGCCGTGGGCATGGTCTGCATCGGGGCCAGCTCGTGCACCGTGCCGGCCTGCCGCACTTTCGGCCAGCTGATGGTTCCCCTCTGCGGCATCTGCCTGGGCATCGCCTTGGTGGACACGGCGCTGCTGCCCACCCTGGCCTTCCTGGTGGACGTGCGCCACGTCTCCGTCTACGGCAGCGTCTACGCCATCGCCGACATCTCCTACTGCGTGGCCTACGCCGCCGGGCCAGTGCTGGCCGGCAAGATCGTGCACGACCTGGGCTTCGCGCAGCTCAACCTGGCCATGGGCCTGGCCAACGTGCTGTATGCGCCCGCCCTGCTGTTGCTCAGGGACGTGGCCAGCCTCAGACCCTCGCACTCCGAGAAGGACCTGCTGCTGGACGACCGCCCCGCCGGACTCTACCAGGCCGTCAAGATGGAGCGCAAGGACAGAAAGAGGAGAGAGCTCTGCACTACCCTGGACAGTCACCACGACGGCGGCGTCCGGACCTTTGCGCCACCGGCCTCCTttgacgaggaggaggagtccTCGGGTGGCGAGTATGCCTGA